From the Drechmeria coniospora strain ARSEF 6962 chromosome 02, whole genome shotgun sequence genome, the window CATCAGAATGTATAGGATTCCCACTTACTGACCAGGTGACGACTCTCGGTCGCTTTCTGTGCGGCTGCCCCGGGTTCGGCTGGGCGCCATCAAGCGGTACGTTTTCCCCCATGTTTTACCAATGTCGTGATCTCGCATGACCGCTGGAACTCGATATCCAGTAGCTTGAACCATTGACATAGCTTTCAGAATACACGACGCTTCCCAATGAACTAATACTGGCAAATGATCCGAGCAAACCTTATGCTACCGAGAAGCAGCCATCCATGCTGTCACACGTCGGAGGGGGCGACCTGGCATTGCTGGATAATTTTGAATACGGTACTTTTCAATACCAGACGTTTCCCTCGTTCCAGCCCCCTAGTAGCCTCTCAGCGGAAGACAATCTGGATCAGTCCTGGCAGCCAGGCCTTGTCGATGATGCAATGATCCAACATGCAAACCCCGTCCCAGGACGCTACGGCAATAACTACATTGGCCAAGAGTCTGCAGAATTTCGTGCGGGATATTGGAACCATGAAAGCCAAATACAACCACTCGGTAGCCCGACTGATATTTTCGATATTCATTTTCGCGAAATGCCATTCAATGCAGGCGACTCTCATCTCAGCATGCTGCATCCCACAAGATTCGGAGACTTGCCAGGAGCTGCCTTGGCGCAACATGAAACATCCCAGTTTGACATTATGTTCCCTCATCAGCGTGCCGGCAAGAGAGGTCCTTTTAAAGATATAAAGCTGCGTGAGCAAACAGCACAAACGAGAAGGACAGGCTCATGCATTCGATGCAGGATTCAGCGTATCCGAGTATGTTTTCCAGGGTGCTTCGACGATGCGCAATCAAACCtctaccaccaccaccgatTCTCTCTAATCAGTTATTCTAGTGCGAATCCGATCCCACAAATCCTGGAGGCAAATGTCTGACTTGCACGAATGCGGTGAGTACGAAGGCAGTGCGCGTGCCGTGTCTGAGGTACAAGCTCACGGACGTAAAGCTTTACAAGCCTGGTCAAGTTCCCGGGTACGAATGGACTAGTCGATGGAAGACAAGCATTACAGACCCTATCCAACAGTGGGAGTCGAACGAGGTCAAAGTAATCCACGTATCCAGCAGTTGCTCGAAGAAACACATCGAGCTTCAAGTCCGGCAATTTGTTCCCCAGGTCGGCGACAAGCTCACCCGTACCTGGGATTACAAGGGGATGAGAAGATCTGTGACGATACCTCCATACGCCTTGATCGACTTGAATAGAACAACATCAGCCTACACGGCACATATGCACGACATCATGACCGACACACTCGAGAACGTCCTGCAGGACTCGGCAGGTGGACTGTTGCGCAAGACTTATTTCTGGGCTGTGAGACGAATGATGGACGCGTTCGTGCCAGCAGATGCCTCTTGGCTACTCCGCCAAACGCTGACGTTGTGGGTATCTATTCGGCTCTCGACCACTTCGAGCTTCATCGTCGGGAACGAAACGCTAGGAATGCCCGGCACCATCTTGGACACGACAAGCCCACACAGCGGCAAGATTCCGATCCCTCCCGTACTGGGTGCACAATTAGACCTCGTGCTGATCCATCATATTCAATCCAAACTTCGACGAGAGGTTCTCGACGGTCTGCAGAAGATGGTTCTCAAGAACAAGCAGAGCACGTGGTTTGTGGCGTATCTGGTGACCTTTATCTTGCTGCACAATACGTCACTGATCACAGCTCACGATGCTGGGTATGCTCGCAAGCATGGTATGAAGGTGAGTGTATAGGCGAGGCCTCCAAGGCCGACTCTGGACCGTTGAGTGCGACTAACCGATACCGCACCGTGACAGCGTCGCTTTGCGCGGGAGGATAAGGTTCAAGAGTATCACACGGGTACGTCAAACCCTCTAAGGCTTATGTCCAAGCATGAGAGCTGATACTGGCCGTCGCCAACTTGGAAGGGGCCAACATCTTGCTGGCACACTTCCATTATTGCAACAAGGGCTACTACCCATTTTCAGACCAATGCAACGATAGGGATCTGCGGCTACTGGCCGACTTGAGTGACGATGAGATCCAATTTGTCCACGCCACCCGATATGTCAGCGGTCAAAATCGTGAGTCTCGAGTCCATTCAGTTCGACCGGATTCTCGGGCTCGCGCGGGCCAGCGCTAACGAATGCATGATGTGATGCAGGACAAGCATGGAGGCAGTTATGGGACTCGGGCGCCTGCGAGAACGATTTCTATTTCATCAGTCAGTTGTTTGAGGAAGACTGGAAGCCGCACATGACAGTGGTCTAAGTCGGGGTGTGCAATGAACTCCcgaaggacgacgacgatgatgattTGACCCCAACTTTGATCCCAGGTCGGGAATCATGCTTGGGTGGTCACGTTGCGCGTTATCGATCGCTAGCGGTTTTCTCCTGTACAGTGCGCACAGAGAAGGAGGTACTGGGCACCATTTCGCGTATTATTTTGCTCATCACGTATGCACATCTTGTCGagttgttgttgctgttaGCAAGGAACTGCAACGAGCAGAAGAACTTTCCAGGACAACTAGGTCCAAGCATTCAAGATTATATTAGTCGCTTGTGTGGCAATGACACATGGTCGAAATCTCATGCTGTCGAGGATAGAGCGCATCTGGAGATCTGGAGAGTGTAAATACGCCGACAATCCAGGAATAAAAGGCCTATGCGATTGCACATTGGCGCCTGCCTAAGCCATTATCTGCTCCTGCCAttctcgccttcgccgctcTTTAGCAACCGGCAAGACATATATTATTTCTGCAAAGTACCTAGCTTCTTCCTTTCGACACCATCTTCAAAATAATGGATACCATCCGTCATTTTCTAACGTCTGCCAAGAAGCAATCACGGATCTGGAGGCGCTTAAAATCTTTGTCCGAAGAACTCCATCGCTATCATACCGATTTGTCCAGGAATCCCTAATGCTCTCTTCCCCGAAAGTCCAGCAGGTTCCATAGCTCCCCTAGCTCAAGGCCCAACGCGTCTCCAGAATTCTCCTGCCACGCGGTTCAACGAGATGCCACAGGCATAGCTGCACTCGAGTACAACCCTCCAAGCATTACAGGTACAATTTTCACTTCTGCGTTGACCTCTATAGGTAACCCTCGAACTCGCCTCCCTGCTTCGTATGCTACTTTGTATATACATTATATATGAGCtaccacgacgacgagcataGCCGTTATACACCGCAGCCCATTGGTCCAATTTCCTAACACGGAAAATCGAGAGAAAACAGGCTCTACAGTTGCTGTAGACGCTCACGGAAAGAATGGTTGATCATCAATCAGCCTATTCCTGAGAGATGTTGCAAACCAATATGCTCTGCCATCAAACGGCCTACAAGGTGGCAAGGGGTTTTCACATTCACAAATGAACGCTGAGAGGGGGAAGAGTGCGTAACGTGCCAGGTGCATTTGCCCATGGCTTTCGTCGACCTCCGCCCCGCTTGGGGACAGGGGTCATGCCGTCGGCTTGCCAGACTGCCTCAGCAACGAACAAGACGACGACTCAACTTTTCTACAGATACGTATCGTGCCTCGCATGCTTCGTGGATGGGTCACGGGACATGCGGCAAGGTTGAAGTAAAGAATGATGTGAAGGATTCCCGACACGGTTGAGGAGGAGGTTGAGATTGCTCGAAGTCGGCTGGACAAGGGTCGGCTGGGCTCCCATCATGGGGATCGGtcagtacacctactacaTTGGTAGGTAAGGCGTCTTGAGCAATACCTTACGTTGTCCAGTGATCTTTCTGTACTGATAATGATTCACTATGTGCAGGTCTGTGGAGGGAGTGATGTCGGTTGGAACGGGTGCAATGAGTAACGTTGGTCCACAGAAGGACGGAGAAAACCTCCCACTTCATGACAAggtttgtacatgtatttccCGCTACTGGATATTCGTACCTCCTTGTACTTACCGCAAGCATGGATATTTCTGCTTGGCCGGCTCCGCGAGGCCAAAAATAATGACAATTTACCCAGATAAGCGCAACCCCGGCCGAGGTGCAGATTAGAAAGGCCTCCCAGTCCCTGGTACGTGGTGCTAGACGACCTACCCATGAACAAGGTGTAGAAAGAAACCAGATTCCTCATGCTTCCACCAACGCATTCATCCCATCACCTCCCATCATCTCACATCCCCGCTTTGCAGCGGGAGCAACAGGAGCTGCAACGAAAGTGTTTCGGATTCGACGTGAGAATCCCTGACCTAAGCGCAGCCAGCCCGTATCAGAGCCAGCTGTCCGCCGACCGTTGCTATGCTCGGCCACTTGGTATTCTCATCCCCCGTCGCCCCAGTTCTTGCTTTGACGCAAAGTTTCGGGATGCAAAAGGTAGCCTCAAGTCTTGCCTCCCC encodes:
- a CDS encoding tetratricopeptide repeat domain containing protein; amino-acid sequence: MDNGDRIPHTSVSYQESGHDMSANEEPLTQLDNGLSRMSQNWPDPDTQSSECIGFPLTDQVTTLGRFLCGCPGFGWAPSSEYTTLPNELILANDPSKPYATEKQPSMLSHVGGGDLALLDNFEYGTFQYQTFPSFQPPSSLSAEDNLDQSWQPGLVDDAMIQHANPVPGRYGNNYIGQESAEFRAGYWNHESQIQPLGSPTDIFDIHFREMPFNAGDSHLSMLHPTRFGDLPGAALAQHETSQFDIMFPHQRAGKRGPFKDIKLREQTAQTRRTGSCIRCRIQRIRCESDPTNPGGKCLTCTNALYKPGQVPGYEWTSRWKTSITDPIQQWESNEVKVIHVSSSCSKKHIELQVRQFVPQVGDKLTRTWDYKGMRRSVTIPPYALIDLNRTTSAYTAHMHDIMTDTLENVLQDSAGGLLRKTYFWAVRRMMDAFVPADASWLLRQTLTLWVSIRLSTTSSFIVGNETLGMPGTILDTTSPHSGKIPIPPVLGAQLDLVLIHHIQSKLRREVLDGLQKMVLKNKQSTWFVAYLVTFILLHNTSLITAHDAGYARKHGMKRRFAREDKVQEYHTDQCNDRDLRLLADLSDDEIQFVHATRYVSGQNRQAWRQLWDSGACENDFYFISQLFEEDWKPHMTVV